GCCGAGGTGCCCGTCGAGGACGCGCTCGAGCAGCGCACGGAGGTCACCGAGCACGAGTCGGGCACGGATTCCGGAGGCGACGACGGGGCCGTCGCCGAGTCCGACCCGGCCGACCGGGCCGAGCAGGGCCGGGTCGTCGACACCGGCGACACCGGTGAGGACGAGTACCCCCGCTAGACCCCACCGACGAGAGGAGGACCCCGTGCCCGTTGCGGACCCCGGCGAGCGGACCGCCCGCGGCGCCCGGCTGCCCCGGTCAGCGCGCCGCCGCCAGCTGCTCGGCGCCGCGCAGGAGGTCTTCGTCGCGCAGGGCTACCACGCAGCCGCGATGGACGACATCGCCGACCGGGCCGGCGTCAGCAAGCCGGTCCTCTACCAGCACTTCCCGGGCAAGCTCGACCTCTACCTGGCGCTGCTCGAGGAGCACGCCGAGGCGATGGTGGCCGCGGTCCGCGACGCGCTCGACTCGACGTCGGACAACAAGCAGCGCGTCGCCGCCACCATCGAGGCGTACTTCCGGTTCGTCGACGAGGACGGCGGTGCCTTCCGCCTGGTCTTCGAGTCCGACCTCACCAACCAGTCCGAGGTGCGCGAGCGCGTCGAGGGCACCACCCTCGCCTGCGCCGAGCTGATCAGCGAGGTGATCCGCGAGGATGCCGGCCTGCCCAAGGAGCAGTCGCGGCTGCTCGCCGTGGGCCTCGTGGGCATGGCGCAGGTGTCGGCCCGCTACTGGCTGGCCGAGGGCGGGTCGATCCCCCGGGA
This portion of the Actinomycetes bacterium genome encodes:
- a CDS encoding TetR/AcrR family transcriptional regulator, whose protein sequence is MPVADPGERTARGARLPRSARRRQLLGAAQEVFVAQGYHAAAMDDIADRAGVSKPVLYQHFPGKLDLYLALLEEHAEAMVAAVRDALDSTSDNKQRVAATIEAYFRFVDEDGGAFRLVFESDLTNQSEVRERVEGTTLACAELISEVIREDAGLPKEQSRLLAVGLVGMAQVSARYWLAEGGSIPRDAASRLLASLSWRGIGGFPLLEQ